A genome region from Musa acuminata AAA Group cultivar baxijiao chromosome BXJ3-5, Cavendish_Baxijiao_AAA, whole genome shotgun sequence includes the following:
- the LOC103985419 gene encoding uncharacterized protein LOC103985419 has product MGGACSRKRDLLDEDDLRRSGRYSKSGSSKWLLLMLPRCSTDVTAGRQGKCPSLMELCVAKVREDIKRYTSFSMLPRDLSQQIFNELVESHCLTDGSLEAFWDCALQDIHLGEYPGVKDGWMGIVCSQGQSLLSLDISCSDVTDSGLFLLKNCSNIQSLKCNYCDQISDYGLEHISGLPNLTSLSFKKSHAITAEGIRAFTNLINLVNLDLERCLKIHGGLIYLKDLKKLESLNIRYCNCVTDADMEPLSGLTNLKELQMSCCKVTDVGIAHLRGLSKVAHLDLEGCPVTSSCLDVISGFTSLVFLNLSRCGISDDGSENFSGLQKLKVLNLGFNNITDACLVYLKELINLESLNLDSCKIGDEGLLNLKGLLQLKCLELSDTEIGSNGLSHLSGLHNLESINLSFTAVTDGGLRRLSGLTSIKSLNLDVRQITDVGLTAITGLTGLTHLDLFGARITDLGTNCFQHFKNLQSLEVCGGSITDAGVKNIKDLKSLTLLNLSQNCNLTDKTLELISGLTALVSLNVSNSRITNAGLQHLKPLKNLRSLTLESCKVTATEIKKLRLAALPNLLSVRPE; this is encoded by the exons ATGGGGGGAGCTTGTTCCAGGAAGAGAGACCTTCTCGATGAAGATGATTTGCGCAGGTCTGGAAGATACTCTAAGAGTGGAAGCTCAAAATGGTTATTACTTATGCTGCCCCGTTGCAGCACAGATGTCACAGCTGGAAGGCAAGGAAAGTGCCCTTCGCTCATGGAGTTGTGTGTGGCTAAAGTTCGTGAG GATATAAAAAGGTATACCAGCTTTTCCATGCTTCCAAGAGACCTTAGCCAGCAGATATTCAATGAATTAGTGGAATCTCATTGCCTTACTGATGGATCTCTTGAAGCTTTTTGGGATTGTGCTCTTCAG GATATTCATCTTGGAGAATATCCAGGAGTTAAGGATGGTTGGATGGGCATAGTTTGTTCTCAGGGGCAATCACTTTTGTCCCTTGATATCTCTTGCTCTGATGTGACAGATTCTGGACTGTTTCTCCTGAAAAATTGCTCCAATATCCAGAGCTTGAAATGTAATTACTGTGACCAAATATCAGATTATGGCTTGGAACACATATCTG GACTTCCAAACTTGACGTCTTTAAGTTTCAAGAAGAGCCATGCTATCACTGCTGAAGGAATCAGGGCTTTTACCAACTTAATTAACTTGGTAAATTTGGATCTGGAGAGATGCTTAAAGATTCATGGTGGACTTATTTATTTGAAAG ATTTGAAAAAGCTTGAATCCCTTAACATCAGATACTGCAATTGTgtaacagatgcagacatggagcCTCTTTCAG GTCTTACAAACTTAAAAGAGTTGCAAATGTCATGTTGTAAAGTTACTGATGTGGGCATCGCTCATTTGAGAG GCTTATCTAAAGTTGCTCACTTGGACCTGGAGGGTTGTCCAGTTACTTCTTCTTGCTTGGATGTTATATCAG GCTTCACATCATTGGTATTTCTGAACTTGAGCCGATGTGGTATATCTGATGATGGAAGTGAGAATTTTTCCG GGCTTCAGAAGTTGAAAGTCTTGAACTTGGGGTTCAACAACATTACTGATGCATGTTTGGTGTATCTTAAAG AATTGATCAATTTGGAGAGCTTAAATTTGGATTCTTGCAAGATTGGTGATGAAGGTTTATTAAACTTGAAAG GCCTTCTACAGTTAAAATGTTTGGAGCTGTCAGATACTGAAATTGGAAGCAATGGACTGAGCCATCTCTCTG GTTTACACAACTTGGAGAGTATCAATCTGTCATTTACAGCAGTAACTGATGGTGGTTTGAGGAGGCTGTCTGGATTAACTTCCATTAAATCTCTTAATTTGGATGTTCGCCAGATAACAGATGTAGGCTTAACGGCTATTACCG GTCTTACTGGATTAACCCATCTGGATCTTTTTGGAGCTCGTATCACAGACTTAGGGACAAACTGTTTCCAAC ATTTCAAGAACCTGCAGTCACTTGAGGTATGTGGTGGGTCGATAACCGATGCTGGAGTCAAGAACATCAAGGACCTCAAATCTCTTACTCTATTAAATCTGTCTCAGAATTGCAACCTCACAGATAAGACTCTGGAATTGATTTCAG GATTAACTGCATTGGTTTCTCTTAATGTATCAAACTCACGCATAACAAATGCTGGATTACAACATCTGAAACCACTGAAGAATCTGAGATCACTTACCCTGGAGTCATGCAAAGTAACTGCTACCGAAATAAAGAAGCTACGGTTGGCTGCGCTGCCAAATCTGCTTAGCGTTCGACCCGAGTAG
- the LOC135637577 gene encoding arogenate dehydrogenase 2, chloroplastic-like, whose amino-acid sequence MLPTPYRFASPSPPIPPPPPPRGLRNMPFLRPKPALFNPFFRLTTSGRLRRTGAGGAMRAMDAAQVFDHESGASEELDQRARLKIAIVGFGNFGQFLARTFAAQGHAIIGHSRSDHSAAARSLGAAFFRDPHDLCEQHPDVVVLCTSILSTEAVLRSLPLQRLRRSTLFVDVLSVKEFPKNLLLQLLPPDFDILCTHPMFGPESGKHGWSGLPFVYDKVRIGDSEDRANRCRCFLDIFAREGCRMVEMSCTEHDENAAEIQFLTHTVGRLLAKLDLKPTPINTKGFETLLELVENTCSDSFDLYNGLFMYNNNSTELLERLELAFNSLRKELFGRLHVNLRKQLFQSPNGGGSPGAEEN is encoded by the coding sequence ATGCTCCCCACGCCGTACCGGTTCGCTTCGCCCTCCCCTCCaattccgccgccgccgccgccgcgggggCTCCGGAATATGCCGTTTCTCCGGCCGAAGCCCGCGTTATTTAACCCCTTCTTCCGCCTCACGACGTCCGGCCGGCTGCGGCGCACGGGGGCCGGCGGAGCGATGCGCGCGATGGACGCCGCCCAGGTGTTCGACCACGAGTCGGGGGCGTCGGAGGAGCTGGACCAACGGGCGCGGCTCAAGATCGCGATCGTCGGCTTCGGCAATTTCGGGCAGTTCCTGGCGCGGACGTTCGCGGCGCAGGGCCACGCCATCATCGGCCACTCCCGCTCCGACCACTCCGCCGCCGCCCGATCCCTCGGCGCCGCCTTCTTCCGCGACCCCCACGACCTGTGCGAGCAGCACCCGGACGTGGTGGTGCTCTGCACCTCCATCCTCTCCACGGAGGCCGTGCTGCGCTCCCTCCCCCTGCAGCGCCTCCGCCGCAGCACCCTCTTCGTCGACGTCCTTTCCGTCAAGGAGTTCCCCAAGAACCTCCTTCTCCAACTCCTCCCCCCGGACTTCGACATCCTCTGCACACACCCCATGTTCGGCCCCGAGAGCGGCAAGCACGGCTGGTCCGGCCTGCCTTTCGTCTACGACAAGGTCCGTATCGGCGACTCGGAGGACCGCGCGAACCGATGTCGGTGCTTCCTCGACATCTTCGCCCGCGAGGGCTGCCGCATGGTCGAGATGTCTTGCACGGAGCACGACGAGAACGCCGCGGAGATCCAATTCCTGACCCACACCGTCGGCCGCCTCCTCGCCAAGCTCGACCTCAAGCCAACTCCCATCAACACCAAGGGCTTCGAGACCCTGCTCGAACTCGTCGAAAACACCTGCAGCGACAGCTTCGACCTCTACAACGGCCTCTTCATGTACAACAACAACTCCACGGAGCTCCTCGAGCGCCTCGAGCTCGCATTCAACTCCCTCAGGAAGGAGCTCTTCGGTCGCCTGCATGTCAACCTGCGCAAGCAGCTCTTCCAGAGTCCCAACGGCGGCGGTTCACCTGGCGCCGAGGAAAACTGA
- the LOC103985418 gene encoding pyrophosphate-energized vacuolar membrane proton pump, which produces MGAAILSGLLTEILIPVAAVVGIAFALVQWLLVSKVSLSPEKPAGSRDGVSDYLIEEEEGLNDHNVVVKCAEIQTAISEGATSFLFTEYQYVGIFMVAFAVLIFLFLGSVEGFSTKAQPCTYSKDKYCKPALANAGFSTLSFLLGAITSLVSGFLGMKIATYANARTTLEARKGVGKAFITAFRSGAVMGFLLAANGLLVLYIAINLFKLYYGDDWEGLFESITGYGLGGSSMALFGRVGGGIYTKAADVGADLVGKVERNIPEDDPRNPAVIADNVGDNVGDIAGMGSDLFGSYAESSCAALVVASISSFGVNHDFTAMCYPLLISSMGIIVCLITTLFATDFFEIKVVKEIEPALKKQLIISTALMTIGIAIISWIALPSTFTIFSFGEQKKVKNWELFFCVAIGLWAGLVIGFVTEYFTSNAYSPVQDVADSCRTGAATNVIFGLALGYKSVIIPIFAIAVSIFVSFSLAAMYGIAVAALGMLSTIATGLAIDAYGPISDNAGGIAEMAGMSHRIRERTDALDAAGNTTAAIGKGFAIGSAALVSLALFGAFVSRAAISTVDVLTPKVFIGLIVGAMLPYWFSAMTMKSVGSAALKMVEEVRRQFNTIPGLMEGTAKPDYATCVKISTDASIKEMIPPGALVMLTPLIVGTFFGVETLSGVLAGSLVSGVQIAISASNTGGAWDNAKKYIEAGASEHARSLGPKGSDPHKAAVIGDTIGDPLKDTSGPSLNILIKLMAVESLVFAPFFATHGGLLFKIF; this is translated from the exons ATGGGGGCGGCGATACTGTCGGGCCTCCTGACCGAGATCCTGATACCGGTGGCAGCCGTCGTCGGGATCGCCTTCGCGCTGGTGCAGTGGCTGCTGGTATCCAAGGTGAGCCTCTCGCCGGAGAAGCCGGCCGGCAGCAGGGATGGGGTCTCCGATTACCTCATTGAGGAGGAGGAAGGGCTCAATGATCACAACGTCGTCGTGAAGTGCGCCGAGATCCAGACCGCCATATCGGAAG GAGCAACTTCATTCCTTTTCACAGAATACCAGTATGTTGGAATCTTCATGGTTGCTTTTGCTGTCCTGATCTTCCTCTTTCTTGGTTCTGTGGAAGGCTTTAGCACAAAAGCACAGCCTTGCACGTATAGCAAGGATAAATATTGCAAACCAGCACTTGCAAATGCTGGCTTCAGTACTCTCTCCTTCTTGCTTGGTGCAATTACCTCCCTGGTTTCTGGTTTTCTTGGGATGAAAATTGCAACTTATGCAAATGCAAGAACAACTCTAGAAGCTAGGAAAGGTGTTGGAAAAGCTTTCATTACTGCTTTTCGGTCTGGTGCAGTCATGGGCTTTTTGCTTGCAGCAAATGGCTTGTTGGTCCTCTATATTGCTATCAACTTATTCAAACTGTACTATGGTGATGACTGGGAAGGTCTTTTTGAGTCTATTACTGGTTATGGTCTTGGTGGCTCTTCCATGGCTCTTTTTGGTAGAGTAGGGGGTGGCATCTACACAAAAGCTGCTGATGTTGGTGCTGATCTTGTTGGCAAGGTTGAAAGGAACATTCCTGAAGATGATCCTAGAAACCCAGCT GTGATTGCTGACAATGTGGGAGACAATGTTGGGGATATTGCTGGGATGGGTTCTGATCTTTTTGGCTCATATGCTGAATCATCATGTGCTGCTCTCGTTGTTGCCTCTATCTCTTCATTTGGAGTCAACCATGATTTTACTGCAATGTGCTACCCTTTGCTTATCAGCTCCATGGGAATCATAGTATGCTTGATAACTACTCTATTTGCAACTGACTTTTTTGAGATAAAGGTCGTGAAGGAGATCGAACCTGCTCTAAAGAAGCAGCTCATAATCTCCACTGCACTTATGACCATTGGTATTGCGATTATCAGTTGGATAGCACTCCCATCGACTTTCACAATTTTCAGTTTTGGTGAGCAGAAGAAGGTCAAAAACTG GGAGTTGTTCTTCTGTGTTGCAATTGGATTATGGGCTGGCCTGGTTATTGGATTTGTCACTGAATACTTTACAAGCAATGCATATAG CCCTGTCCAAGATGTTGCTGATTCCTGCCGAACTGGAGCTGCGACTAATGTAATTTTTGGGCTGGCTTTAGGATACAAGTCTGTCATTATCCCCATTTTTGCCATTGCTGTCAGCATCTTTGTTAGTTTCAGTCTTGCTGCCATGTATGGTATTGCTGTTGCTGCGTTAGGCATGCTGAGCACCATCGCTACTGGTCTGGCCATTGATGCTTATGGACCCATCAGTGACAATGCTGGAGGCATTGCTGAGATGGCTGGAATGAGTCACAGGATTCGAGAGAGAACAGATGCACTTGATGCTGCTGGCAACACCACTGCAGCCATTGGAAAG GGCTTTGCCATAGGTTCAGCTGCCTTGGTGTCTCTGGCACTCTTTGGTGCCTTTGTGAGCCGAGCAGCGATCTCCACAGTTGATGTTCTGACACCAAAAGTGTTCATCGGGTTAATCGTTGGTGCCATGCTTCCTTACTGGTTCTCAGCCATGACCATGAAGAGTGTTGGCAGTGCAGCTCTAAAAATGGTGGAGGAGGTCCGCAGGCAGTTCAACACTATACCAGGGCTTATGGAAGGCACCGCTAAACCTGATTACGCCACCTGCGTAAAGATCTCCACAGATGCCTCGATCAAAGAGATGATTCCTCCCGGCGCTTTGGTGATGCTTACCCCCCTCATCGTTGGAACCTTCTTTGGTGTGGAAACCCTATCCGGTGTTCTTGCTGGCTCTCTTGTTTCTGGGGTTCAG ATTGCTATCTCTGCATCCAATACTGGTGGCGCATGGGACAATGCTAAGAAGTATATTGAG GCTGGGGCATCGGAGCATGCAAGGAGCCTTGGCCCTAAGGGATCTGATCCCCACAAAGCTGCAGTTATTGGTGACACCATTGGGGACCCTCTCAAGGATACGTCCGGTCCGTCACTCAACATTCTTATCAAGCTAATGGCTGTGGAATCGCTCGTGTTCGCACcattctttgcaactcatggtGGTCTCCTGTTCAAGATCTTCTAA